The following proteins are co-located in the Hyphomicrobiales bacterium 4NK60-0047b genome:
- the ccoO gene encoding cytochrome-c oxidase, cbb3-type subunit II, whose product MNHSTIEKNGSILLVLSLLVVTIGGIVEIAPLFYLENTIEKVKGMRPYSPLELVGQNIYKREGCNLCHSQMIRPFKDEVERYGHYSLAAESMYDHPFVWGSKRTGPDLARVGGRYSDEWHREHLIAPRNLVPESVMPGYPFLMQPLKVHDIKAHLIASKTVGVPYTKEQIDNAAVDLVSQANPDSDGAEDVSDRYPKAIVRDFDGKPETLTEMDALIAYLQVLGTMVDFSTYDAKANLR is encoded by the coding sequence ATGAATCACAGCACAATTGAAAAAAATGGTTCTATCCTGCTCGTTCTTAGTCTTCTCGTAGTTACGATCGGCGGTATAGTTGAAATTGCTCCTCTCTTTTATCTTGAGAATACGATTGAGAAAGTTAAGGGTATGCGCCCTTACTCCCCTCTCGAATTAGTGGGGCAGAACATTTACAAACGGGAAGGGTGTAACCTTTGTCATAGTCAGATGATCCGCCCGTTTAAAGATGAAGTTGAACGGTATGGCCATTACTCCCTTGCCGCAGAGAGCATGTATGATCATCCGTTTGTCTGGGGGTCAAAAAGAACGGGACCTGATTTAGCTCGTGTTGGTGGGCGCTATTCAGATGAATGGCACAGAGAGCATCTCATTGCTCCCCGTAATCTTGTCCCTGAGAGTGTGATGCCTGGATACCCTTTTTTAATGCAACCCTTAAAAGTGCATGACATCAAAGCGCACTTGATTGCTAGCAAAACAGTGGGGGTTCCTTACACAAAAGAGCAAATTGACAATGCTGCAGTTGACCTTGTTTCACAGGCCAACCCAGATTCAGATGGCGCTGAAGATGTTTCTGATCGTTATCCAAAAGCTATTGTCAGGGACTTTGATGGCAAACCAGAGACGTTAACTGAAATGGATGCACTGATTGCATATTTGCAGGTGCTTGGAACCATGGTTGATTTCTCTACTTACGATGCAAAAGCCAATTTAAGGTAG
- a CDS encoding CcoQ/FixQ family Cbb3-type cytochrome c oxidase assembly chaperone: METYTAMRAFADSWGLLYMVLIFIGVCVFAFRPGSKKIYDEQARIPLNEETLNND; this comes from the coding sequence ATGGAAACTTACACCGCAATGCGAGCCTTTGCAGATAGTTGGGGCTTACTTTACATGGTCCTGATTTTTATCGGCGTTTGTGTTTTTGCATTCCGTCCTGGGTCAAAGAAGATTTACGACGAACAAGCCCGTATACCCCTCAATGAGGAGACATTAAACAATGACTAA
- the ccoN gene encoding cytochrome-c oxidase, cbb3-type subunit I, translating to MDPISTIAAAATVLLAIILALYSSAQAHDTVFAVHMMIFAIAGGLTLFYLVRNCSFSAVRAEGPQTYNDNIVRYGVIATLFWGIIGFAVGLLLASQLAFPVLNFDLPWTNFGRLRPLHTSAVIFAFGGNALIATSFYVVQRTCRAPLAFGGLAWFVFWGYQLFIVLAATGYVLGSTQAKEYAEPEWHVDLWLTIVWVAYLLVFFFTLLRRKEPHIYVANWFYLAFIVTVAMLHVVNGLAVPVSYFSSHSYSAFSGVQSALVQWWYGHNAVGFFLTAGFLGMMYYFVPKQANRPVYSYRLSIIHFWAVIFLYIWAGPHHLHYTALPDWAQNLGMVFSIMLWMPSWGGMINGLMTLSGAWDKLRTDPILRMMVASIAFYGMATFEGPLMSIKSVNSLSHYTDWTIGHVHSGALGWNALVTFGAMYFLVPKLWGRRELYSLKLVNWHFWTAMMGIVIYASSMWVSGIMQGLMWREYNSEGFLVYSFAETVVQMHPFYVLRALGGLMFLIGGVIMVYNVWRTIRGEAKVDQPVSQVITVGA from the coding sequence ATGGATCCTATCAGCACCATTGCCGCAGCTGCTACAGTTCTGCTCGCAATCATTTTAGCTTTATATTCCTCAGCTCAGGCCCATGACACAGTTTTTGCTGTTCACATGATGATCTTTGCAATTGCAGGTGGCTTGACGCTCTTTTATCTCGTTCGTAACTGCTCTTTTTCGGCAGTCAGGGCCGAAGGGCCACAAACGTATAATGATAACATTGTGCGATACGGGGTTATAGCCACTTTGTTTTGGGGCATTATCGGATTTGCCGTTGGTCTTCTCCTTGCTAGTCAATTAGCTTTTCCTGTTCTAAATTTTGACCTGCCCTGGACTAATTTTGGACGCTTGCGCCCCTTACACACATCTGCTGTTATTTTTGCTTTTGGCGGTAATGCATTGATTGCAACTAGTTTTTATGTTGTTCAACGTACATGTAGAGCTCCTCTGGCATTTGGCGGGTTGGCTTGGTTTGTCTTTTGGGGCTATCAGCTATTTATCGTTTTAGCCGCTACTGGTTATGTACTTGGTTCGACCCAGGCTAAAGAATATGCTGAGCCAGAATGGCATGTTGATTTGTGGCTTACTATTGTTTGGGTTGCTTATTTACTAGTATTTTTCTTTACGCTACTGCGCCGCAAGGAACCGCATATCTATGTCGCAAATTGGTTTTACCTGGCCTTTATTGTTACCGTTGCCATGCTGCACGTGGTAAACGGTTTGGCTGTGCCAGTATCTTACTTTTCTTCACATAGTTATTCGGCTTTCTCAGGTGTGCAAAGTGCACTTGTGCAGTGGTGGTATGGCCACAATGCTGTTGGCTTTTTCCTGACAGCTGGCTTCTTGGGGATGATGTATTACTTTGTCCCAAAACAAGCGAACCGGCCTGTTTACTCTTACCGCCTTTCAATCATTCACTTTTGGGCTGTGATTTTTCTTTACATTTGGGCAGGTCCACACCACCTGCATTACACAGCCTTGCCTGACTGGGCGCAAAACCTTGGCATGGTCTTTTCTATCATGCTTTGGATGCCAAGCTGGGGTGGGATGATTAATGGTCTAATGACCCTTTCAGGCGCATGGGACAAGTTACGTACCGACCCAATTTTGCGGATGATGGTTGCCTCTATTGCCTTCTATGGCATGGCGACTTTCGAAGGACCACTTATGTCAATTAAATCTGTAAACAGTCTTAGCCACTATACCGACTGGACTATTGGTCACGTTCATTCTGGTGCTCTTGGCTGGAATGCTCTTGTTACCTTTGGTGCGATGTATTTCCTTGTGCCTAAGTTATGGGGCCGGAGAGAACTTTATAGCCTTAAGCTTGTTAACTGGCATTTCTGGACAGCCATGATGGGGATTGTGATTTACGCCTCTTCTATGTGGGTTTCTGGAATTATGCAGGGCTTGATGTGGCGTGAATATAATAGTGAAGGCTTCCTTGTTTACTCCTTTGCAGAAACCGTTGTTCAAATGCACCCCTTCTACGTGCTTAGAGCTCTTGGCGGTTTGATGTTCCTCATTGGTGGAGTGATCATGGTCTACAACGTTTGGCGTACTATTCGTGGTGAGGCCAAAGTTGATCAGCCTGTATCTCAAGTCATTACAGTTGGTGCATAG
- a CDS encoding cation-translocating P-type ATPase yields MALITDHKINVTPSELVPSTQREVPDKTFVLQKDISLFQTVSGHGVVGLDLIVANMNCAGCMSKIERHFSNDTRLKKVRVNLSQKLVHFEWLEGSTTANELFNDLTELGYKASPFLNNNDLVEVERTEMRRLLLCLGVAGFAAANVMLLSVSVWSGATGATRDLFHWLSALIAIPAIAFAGRPFFSSAWLALKSGHLNMDVPISLAVILATGLSLFETATHGEHAFFDAALTLLFFLLIGRTLDRLMRDQAFSGVRQLLAFKSTIAQIVDADGQQSTLPISQIEVGMRVLVLPGETIPVDGEILIGKSDIDWSLVNGESVPRNAKPGDEVFSGLVNLSGPLEIKTTAVGETTLLSEIIRLMEQANERAPRYRTLADRAASVYAPLVHLIALFTFTGWMLYGMPWQGSLYTAISVLIITCPCALGLAVPVVQVVASSIAHKHGLLMKDGTALEKLSEIDTVVFDKTGTLTLSKLTLSGKFFEADRLSSLASQLAKNSLHPLSKALASAYQNRSSEKTKFSTEALLDVEEHPGLGMRATYEGGELRLGSFEWCNIDDTFETYDGADLMLWASYCQAGEKPVVALFTFEDELRPGVMGLIRTLKAQDMDVQLLSGDRQEPVQRMAQLLNIDHFKAEMKPDQKCQYIEKLGRNGSKVLMIGDGINDGPSLKAAFTSLSPSSASDVAQVTANFVLMNDSLKSIIGLFQLAKSARALIYQNFALALVYNMIAVPIAVFGYATPIVAAIAMSLSSMIVTLNALRLHLLASSYQWQEDDKL; encoded by the coding sequence ATGGCACTTATAACCGATCATAAAATAAACGTAACGCCTTCAGAATTAGTGCCCTCTACCCAAAGAGAGGTGCCTGATAAGACCTTTGTTTTGCAAAAAGACATTTCGTTGTTCCAGACTGTCTCAGGTCATGGAGTGGTTGGTCTGGATCTAATAGTAGCCAATATGAATTGCGCTGGATGTATGTCTAAGATTGAACGGCATTTTTCTAATGACACCAGGCTCAAGAAAGTCCGTGTCAATTTAAGCCAAAAACTTGTTCACTTTGAATGGCTTGAAGGATCCACAACCGCCAATGAACTTTTTAATGATCTGACAGAACTTGGATATAAAGCATCTCCTTTTCTTAATAACAATGATTTGGTTGAAGTTGAACGTACTGAGATGCGCCGTCTTCTTTTGTGTCTTGGGGTTGCAGGGTTTGCTGCTGCCAATGTGATGCTTCTTTCCGTTTCTGTTTGGTCTGGTGCGACGGGCGCCACACGAGATTTATTCCACTGGCTTTCTGCTCTAATTGCAATACCGGCTATTGCCTTTGCCGGCCGTCCTTTTTTTAGTTCTGCTTGGCTTGCTCTAAAGTCTGGTCACTTGAATATGGATGTTCCTATTTCATTAGCGGTTATTTTAGCAACAGGGCTTAGCCTTTTTGAAACGGCTACTCACGGAGAGCACGCTTTTTTTGATGCCGCTCTAACCTTATTATTTTTCCTTCTTATTGGTCGCACTCTCGACAGGTTGATGAGAGACCAAGCTTTTTCTGGTGTGCGGCAGCTACTTGCTTTTAAAAGTACGATTGCTCAAATTGTAGATGCTGATGGACAGCAGAGCACTCTTCCTATCTCACAGATAGAAGTCGGCATGCGGGTTTTGGTTTTACCTGGGGAGACTATCCCGGTTGATGGAGAGATCCTTATTGGCAAAAGTGATATTGATTGGTCTTTGGTCAATGGCGAATCTGTTCCACGCAATGCAAAGCCAGGAGATGAGGTGTTTTCAGGACTTGTGAATTTATCTGGCCCTTTAGAAATTAAAACGACCGCTGTTGGAGAGACAACCCTTCTCTCTGAAATCATTCGTTTAATGGAGCAAGCGAATGAAAGAGCACCGCGTTACAGAACACTTGCGGATAGGGCAGCTTCCGTTTACGCACCTCTTGTTCATCTGATTGCACTTTTCACATTTACTGGGTGGATGCTATATGGCATGCCTTGGCAAGGCTCGCTTTATACTGCTATTTCCGTTCTTATTATTACATGCCCTTGTGCTCTTGGTCTTGCTGTTCCTGTTGTACAAGTAGTGGCGAGCTCCATTGCTCACAAACACGGCCTCTTAATGAAGGATGGTACGGCGCTTGAGAAATTAAGTGAAATTGATACTGTAGTTTTTGATAAAACAGGAACACTTACCCTATCCAAGCTCACTCTCTCAGGAAAATTTTTTGAAGCGGATCGTTTATCTTCCCTCGCGTCTCAACTTGCGAAAAACAGTCTCCACCCTCTCTCTAAAGCTTTAGCAAGTGCTTATCAAAACCGCTCCTCAGAGAAAACAAAATTTTCTACAGAAGCGCTGCTAGATGTTGAAGAACACCCTGGTTTAGGAATGCGAGCGACATATGAAGGGGGTGAGTTACGTCTTGGCTCTTTCGAGTGGTGTAATATTGACGACACGTTTGAAACATATGATGGGGCTGATTTAATGCTTTGGGCTTCATACTGCCAGGCGGGAGAAAAACCAGTTGTAGCTCTCTTTACTTTCGAAGATGAATTACGTCCTGGCGTTATGGGATTAATTCGAACCTTGAAAGCGCAAGACATGGACGTGCAGCTCTTATCTGGAGACAGACAAGAGCCGGTTCAGCGCATGGCTCAATTGCTCAACATAGATCATTTCAAAGCTGAAATGAAACCTGATCAGAAATGCCAGTATATCGAAAAGCTTGGGCGAAATGGCTCAAAGGTTCTTATGATCGGCGATGGGATCAATGATGGCCCTTCTTTAAAAGCCGCTTTTACATCCCTCTCCCCTTCAAGTGCGAGTGATGTGGCACAAGTTACGGCTAACTTTGTTTTGATGAATGATAGTTTGAAATCTATTATTGGTCTTTTTCAGCTGGCCAAAAGTGCCAGGGCACTGATTTATCAAAATTTTGCACTTGCTCTCGTTTATAACATGATTGCTGTTCCTATCGCTGTG
- the ccoG gene encoding cytochrome c oxidase accessory protein CcoG, giving the protein MTKPSQIEQFDVQAVNKAGAKKLFAAAKKIYPKRVDGKFRQLKWLIMTVTLAIYYITPWLRWDRGEFAPDQAVLVDLANRRFYFFFIEIWPQEFFYVAGLLIMAGIGLFLVTSVWGRAWCGYTCPQTVWVDLFLVIERAIEGDRNARMKLDKASWNFKKFRMKLTKHIAWLLVAISTGGAWIFYFADAPSLFVSFFTLNAPFVAYSTVAVLTATTYIFGGFMRDQVCTYMCPWPRIQAAMLDEESLVVTYNDYRGEPRTAHRKKHANDDVSQVPMGDCIDCNKCVVVCPMGIDIRDGQQMECITCALCIDACDSVMEKVGKPKGLISYATLKEYDQAAAGKPVQNSVPILFRPRTLIYSAIWCLVGLSMLFVLATRSRLDVNVLHDRNPLMVQLSDGSVRNGYIVKILNMEPKKHTAFLSFQGLPEGFMRIEQEGTRLVKNGESYKLMLEPDVLRELKIYVTIPQASLPKLDQAFKFVAEIPASEEYHETTTKFHVKKY; this is encoded by the coding sequence ATGACCAAACCTTCACAGATTGAACAATTTGATGTTCAGGCTGTTAATAAAGCTGGTGCAAAAAAATTATTTGCCGCCGCAAAAAAAATATATCCCAAACGAGTTGATGGTAAATTTCGCCAGCTGAAATGGTTGATCATGACTGTCACTTTAGCGATTTATTATATCACTCCCTGGCTTCGCTGGGATCGCGGAGAGTTTGCCCCTGACCAAGCCGTACTGGTTGACCTTGCGAACCGCCGTTTTTACTTTTTCTTTATTGAAATTTGGCCACAAGAATTTTTCTATGTGGCAGGCTTGCTCATTATGGCTGGCATTGGTTTGTTTCTTGTGACTTCCGTTTGGGGACGGGCTTGGTGTGGTTATACATGCCCGCAAACCGTTTGGGTTGATTTGTTTTTGGTGATTGAACGCGCTATTGAGGGTGATCGCAATGCTCGTATGAAACTTGATAAAGCTTCATGGAATTTTAAAAAGTTCCGCATGAAACTTACCAAACATATCGCCTGGCTTTTGGTCGCCATTTCAACTGGCGGTGCCTGGATTTTTTATTTTGCTGATGCTCCCTCTTTGTTTGTTAGCTTCTTCACTTTAAATGCTCCTTTTGTTGCTTACTCTACTGTGGCTGTTCTAACAGCTACCACCTATATCTTTGGTGGTTTTATGCGGGATCAGGTTTGCACTTATATGTGTCCTTGGCCGCGTATTCAAGCAGCGATGCTTGATGAAGAGAGCCTGGTTGTTACATATAATGACTACAGAGGTGAGCCTCGCACTGCCCATCGTAAAAAGCATGCTAATGATGATGTCTCACAAGTTCCTATGGGCGACTGTATTGATTGTAACAAGTGTGTGGTTGTTTGCCCGATGGGTATTGATATTCGTGATGGACAACAGATGGAATGCATCACCTGTGCGCTTTGTATTGATGCTTGTGACAGTGTGATGGAAAAAGTTGGCAAACCGAAAGGGCTTATTTCTTACGCCACTTTGAAAGAATATGATCAAGCCGCTGCTGGTAAACCTGTTCAAAACTCTGTGCCAATTTTATTTCGTCCACGTACTCTTATTTATTCAGCCATTTGGTGTCTTGTGGGCTTAAGCATGCTTTTTGTACTTGCCACACGCAGCCGTCTGGATGTCAATGTTTTGCATGATCGCAACCCTTTGATGGTTCAGCTTTCTGATGGTTCTGTTCGCAATGGCTATATTGTTAAGATCCTTAATATGGAACCTAAGAAACATACTGCTTTTCTCTCATTTCAAGGTTTGCCTGAAGGATTTATGCGGATTGAACAAGAAGGTACTCGCTTAGTTAAAAATGGTGAAAGCTACAAATTAATGTTGGAACCGGATGTTCTAAGAGAACTCAAAATTTACGTCACAATACCTCAAGCCTCTTTACCAAAATTGGATCAGGCATTTAAATTTGTTGCAGAAATTCCTGCAAGTGAAGAATATCATGAAACAACAACTAAATTTCATGTGAAGAAATACTAA
- the ccoP gene encoding cytochrome-c oxidase, cbb3-type subunit III translates to MTKRPIDDITGTETTGHEWDGIRELDTPMPRWWLITFYITIAWSIVYCVLYPAIPLITSNTKGTLGYSSRGELDKSLQQARDAQTGLRDKIKSSSLAAIITDPQLFSFAKAGGKAAFKVNCVQCHGSGAEGSIGNPNLNDDDWLWGGKLEEIHQTIKHGVRYEQDDDTRLSDMPAFGKDELLDKNQIEQVADYVLSLSKNSADASSTGAQIFADNCASCHGKTGAGDRSVGAPPLNDQIWLYGGDKKTVMESIHNSRKAVMPAWTHRLDTETIKQLAIYVHSLGGGEK, encoded by the coding sequence ATGACTAAAAGACCTATTGATGACATTACAGGAACAGAGACAACCGGACATGAGTGGGATGGTATTCGTGAGCTTGACACCCCCATGCCGCGTTGGTGGTTGATTACTTTCTATATCACCATTGCCTGGTCAATTGTTTATTGCGTGCTTTACCCGGCCATTCCTCTTATAACCAGCAACACAAAAGGAACGCTTGGTTATTCTTCTCGAGGTGAGCTTGATAAATCTTTACAGCAAGCACGAGATGCGCAAACAGGTTTACGTGATAAAATCAAAAGTAGTTCACTTGCTGCAATTATTACAGATCCTCAACTCTTTTCATTTGCTAAAGCTGGTGGCAAGGCTGCTTTTAAAGTGAACTGCGTTCAATGTCATGGGTCCGGTGCTGAGGGCTCTATCGGCAATCCAAACCTAAATGACGACGATTGGTTGTGGGGTGGTAAGCTTGAAGAAATTCACCAAACCATTAAACACGGTGTTCGCTATGAACAAGATGATGACACGCGTTTATCTGACATGCCCGCTTTTGGTAAAGACGAGCTTTTAGATAAAAACCAGATAGAGCAAGTCGCTGATTATGTTCTTTCTCTAAGTAAAAACTCAGCTGATGCATCTAGCACCGGCGCACAAATTTTTGCTGATAATTGCGCGTCATGTCATGGTAAAACTGGTGCTGGTGACCGCTCCGTTGGTGCGCCACCTCTAAATGATCAGATTTGGCTTTATGGCGGCGATAAAAAGACAGTCATGGAAAGCATTCACAATTCCAGGAAAGCTGTTATGCCAGCTTGGACGCACCGTCTTGATACCGAAACCATCAAACAATTAGCCATTTATGTTCACTCCCTCGGGGGTGGAGAGAAGTAG